The nucleotide sequence CCGCCCGGATCGCGGCGGCGTCGTTGACCCCGTCGCCGACCATCGCGGTGACCAGCCCGGCGCGCTCGAGAGCCTGCACCACCTCCACCTTGTGTTCGGGCGACATCCGGGCAAAGACCAGCCGTGATGCGACCACCGTGGCCCGCTGGTCGGCCGACAGCGCTTCCCATTCGGCGCCGGTGATCACCTCGGAGTCGGTGACGTCCAGTCCGAGCTCCTGGGCGGTTGCGGTGGCGGTGGCGGGGTGGTCGCCGGTGATCAGGCGGACCCCGATATCGCGGTCGGCGAGCCCATTGAGCACGGACTGGGCCGTCGGCCGGGGAGTGTCGGCCAGGCCCAGCAGGCCGACCGGCGTGAGTTCGGACTGGCACAGGGATTCCAGCAGATCGGGATCGGCGGCGGCCGCGGTGGCTTGCTCGGGGCGCAGCTGACGCTCGGCCACCGCCAGCACCCGCAGGCCACCGGTGGCCATCTCGTCGATCTGCTTGGTGAAGGGGTCCGCGGCGGCCTCGGGGGCCCGCTGTAGCGCCGCCGAGAGCACCTCCGGCGAGCCCTTGATGGTCAGTCGGGTCCCGGCCAGGGCGGCGGCAAACGGGCGGCCCGACTGGAACGGCAGGAACGCGTCACGGGAGAGCCGCGGTTGCGGCTGGGAGCCGTCGCCGCGAACCTCGGGGTCGTCGGCGGCCTGGAATATCGCGTCGTCGGTGGCATGCTCAACCCGGTGGGTGTGCCTGGAGTAGGTGGTGCTCAGCGCGGCATCCAGCACCTGCCCCGGGGTGAAACCCGGCGCCGGGCGCACCGTTTTGACCTTCAGCCGGTTCTCGCTCAGCGTTCCGGTCTTGTCGAAGCACACCACGTTCAACCGGGCGAGCGCTTCGATCGAGTGGGCATTGCGGATCAGCACGGATTCGCCGGTGAGCCGGCGCGCCGCAGCGAGCTGGGCCAGCGTCACCACCAGCGTCAAGCCTTCCGGCACTGCCGCGACGACCAGGGTGACCGCACTGGCCACCGCCTCTCGCAGCGGAGTGCCGCGCGACATGCTGAGCAGCCCGACCAGGCCCCCGCTGGCGACGCTGAACGGCAACGCGCGCCGAGTGATTCGGCTCAACTGCCGCTGCAGGCCGATCTCCCGGGACTTGCGCGGGGCCATCGCCAGCGCCCGGCGCATCTCCGAACGCGAACCGACTGCGGTGACCACGGCCACCGCCGTGCCCGCCACCATCGTGGTGCCGGCATAGAGCATGCAGGCCCGCTCGGCCAGCGGGGCGCCCGGCGTGGGCTCGGTCTGCTTGGAGACCGGCAGCGACTCGCCGGTCAACGTCGACTCATCGACCTCGACACTGGATGCGTGCAACAGCCGGGCGTCGGCGGGCACCACCTCGTCGGCGTGGACTTCGATGATGTCGCCCGGACGCAGCCGCTTGGCCGGAACCTTCTCGCGACGCTGCTCGTCGAGCGGGCCAAGCCGTCGCCGCGCGGGTGGATCCTGCACTGCCAGTAGGCGATTCAGGATGCGCTCGGCGTGCAGTTGCTGCTCGGCCGACAGCGCGGCATTGAGCAACAGCACACTGCTGACCAGGAAGGCATCCAGCGGAGAACCCAGCAATGCGCTGGCGGCGGCGCCGGTGGCCAGCATCGGGGTGATCGGATCGGACAGATCGTCGCGCATCTCGGCGGTGAAATCACGAACCAGGCGCAACGATGCTGCGGTGCCGCGATGCACCATGCGAATCGGCGGCAACTTCTCCCATCGGTTCTCCGGGTCACGACGGTCTTCTTCGGCGGGACGCGGCAGCAGCCGCCGCACCTCCGCGATGGGCAGGCTGTGCCAGTCGTGGCCGGCTTCGGGCTCCGGCACCGTATCGTGAAAAACCTTGGTGCCCGAGCGGAATCCCAGATACAGGCTGACCGCCATGCCGACATTGACCGACGCCGAACCGCGCCCCGGCACACTGGGAATCAGCATCAGCGCGCCGATCGCCGAAGCCGACGCCGACAGGCGGATGGCGCTGTCGGTGGCGGTGCGCGCCGCCGGCAGCGCGTGCAGCACCCGCCAGGCGCCGGTCAGATCCGAAACCAGGACATCGGCGCCCCACGGTGGCGGATGGCGCGCCCGGAGCACCCCGATGGTGACGTCGGACCGGTGCTCGGCCTGCAGCGCCGAGGTGGTCAACAGCGCCACCGTGGCCCCACCGGCCTTCAGCTCGGCAAGCGCGGCCGCCATCGCATCGTCGATCGACTCGGCCGAGGGATAAAGGTGGTCGAATCCTTGTGTCAGAGAACGTAATCCGTCATCCTCCAGGGAAAAGACCCGAGGGCGCGCGCGGCGTGCTTCGGTGATCACCGCGGCCGCGTATGGGTCGCGAACGGGGCTGATCAGGGCCCGGCCGGTCCGCCCGGCTCCCGGGATGTCAGCCAGGTGGTGCCATCCGGGGGCCAGCCGTTGGTCGTCGAGGGCGGCCGCGACCGCCTCCCAGGCCTTGCCGCGCGCCGAATTCTGTACTCCTAAGACGCGGCTGACCGTCAATTCGTCGGTGTAGAGGGCGCGCGGATCGATCATGATCGCGTCGACCCGGTCGAGTGCCCGCAGGGCGCGGGGGCGCAGCACCAGCGCGTCGTGCTGGGAGGTCAGGCCGTTGCTCAATGCGCAGCCGAACGCTTCGCGCACGGTGCGCAACGGCTTTGGGACCGCGGCCAGGGCGGCGGCGCCGGCCGAGTCCGGGTTACGTGACAACAGCCCGACCACGGCGGCGGCGCCGAGACCGGTCAAACCGATCCGGTTGGCGTAGCGTTCCGCGGGTCCATCGGGCGAACTCGAGATGCGCTTTGGTGTTGCCGCGGTAGCGTCCGGGGTGGCGTAGCTGCCCAGGCGCGGCTCGTGCCGAAACCAGGTGGACCGGCCGTTCCACGCCTCGGCGGCGAGCATCGCCCGGGTGGCGGCTTCGGCGGCGGCGGCCGTCGGCGACAGCGTCAATGCGGCCGTGGTGGCATTGACGACGCCGAACAAGACGTCGGTGCCCTCCGGCCCGAGCCGCTTTTCCAGTTCACGCCGTAGCCGGGGCAGGTGGTCGATCAGCGTCGGGGGTACCGCGACCAAGTCGGGCAGTCGGGGCAGCCGCAGCAGGCTGCCGGTCAGCGAAAGGCCAAGGCCCATGGTGGCGGCCCCGGCCGCGATCATGCGGCCCATCAGCACCACGTCGTCGCCCGGCAGGCCGGTCGGCTGCTGCCCGGTTGTCCGCGTCCGATGGCGCCCCTCGGCAGCGGCGACGATCCGGCACAGTTGCGCCGTCGAGGGCCCCTCGGCATCGGCATCCAACGTGATCACCAGCCGTGCCAGGGTGCGATTGAGGAATGCGGTGTGCACGCCCGGTGTCTGGCGCACGGCCGCCAGTACGTCGCCGGCGATGGCCGCGGCGTCGTCGCCGCTCAAGCCGCGCACCTCGATCCAGCGCCGCCGACCATTGGTGCTGCAGCGCCGTGCCGGTGGGCCGCCCATCGCCTCGACCGCCACACCCGCCGCCGCCCGGGCCAAGGCCGGCACATCGGGGGTGGCGCGGGCCAAGGACTTTCCGATGCTGGCCGCAACGTTGCCGCCCAGCAGGGCCGTGCCGCCGGCGGTGGCCGCCAGCAGGGCTCCCGCCCGTAGCGGCGCCGTCACCAGGCCGAAACCGGGCAGATACCGCGTGATCGAGTTGTTCACGTTACCTAGCACCGATTCCCGATTGGTCTGTCAAGAACTTCCGAGCGGTCTAGCAGCCTCCCCGGTCGCACCACACTCGAATGCGTTAGCGCCGCTGCTCTCACTGGGAACACTAGTCGGGCGCGGCGACATGCGCAGGAGCCATTCAGGCCCGGATCCGCGGGTCTTTCGTCACTAGCGCAAGTCGCGCGACGGTGACCGCGTGGGTTGAAAAATTTGGCTCGCAATCTCATGTCTGCGGGCGCCGCCTGGTCCATGATGGCCCTGTCGACTCCGCGGTGGCACTACCCGGAAATTCACGCCTAGAGAGGTTCTACCCATGCGGACCGCCTACCACGAGCAGCTCGCCGATCTGGCCGCGCGACTAGGAGAGATGTGTGGCATGGCCGGGTTGGCGATGAAGCGCGCGACCCAAGCCCTGTTGGAGGCCGATGCGGTGGCCGCCGACCAGGTGATCGCCGACCACGAGCAGATCGTGGCGATGCGCGCGAAAATCGAAAAAGACGCGTTGGCGTTGCTGGCGTTGCAGCAGCCGGTGGCCAGCGAGTTGCGGTCGGTCTTCAGCGCCGCGCAGATCATCGCCGATACCGAGCGGATGGGTGCGC is from Mycobacterium marinum and encodes:
- a CDS encoding cation-translocating P-type ATPase; this encodes MNNSITRYLPGFGLVTAPLRAGALLAATAGGTALLGGNVAASIGKSLARATPDVPALARAAAGVAVEAMGGPPARRCSTNGRRRWIEVRGLSGDDAAAIAGDVLAAVRQTPGVHTAFLNRTLARLVITLDADAEGPSTAQLCRIVAAAEGRHRTRTTGQQPTGLPGDDVVLMGRMIAAGAATMGLGLSLTGSLLRLPRLPDLVAVPPTLIDHLPRLRRELEKRLGPEGTDVLFGVVNATTAALTLSPTAAAAEAATRAMLAAEAWNGRSTWFRHEPRLGSYATPDATAATPKRISSSPDGPAERYANRIGLTGLGAAAVVGLLSRNPDSAGAAALAAVPKPLRTVREAFGCALSNGLTSQHDALVLRPRALRALDRVDAIMIDPRALYTDELTVSRVLGVQNSARGKAWEAVAAALDDQRLAPGWHHLADIPGAGRTGRALISPVRDPYAAAVITEARRARPRVFSLEDDGLRSLTQGFDHLYPSAESIDDAMAAALAELKAGGATVALLTTSALQAEHRSDVTIGVLRARHPPPWGADVLVSDLTGAWRVLHALPAARTATDSAIRLSASASAIGALMLIPSVPGRGSASVNVGMAVSLYLGFRSGTKVFHDTVPEPEAGHDWHSLPIAEVRRLLPRPAEEDRRDPENRWEKLPPIRMVHRGTAASLRLVRDFTAEMRDDLSDPITPMLATGAAASALLGSPLDAFLVSSVLLLNAALSAEQQLHAERILNRLLAVQDPPARRRLGPLDEQRREKVPAKRLRPGDIIEVHADEVVPADARLLHASSVEVDESTLTGESLPVSKQTEPTPGAPLAERACMLYAGTTMVAGTAVAVVTAVGSRSEMRRALAMAPRKSREIGLQRQLSRITRRALPFSVASGGLVGLLSMSRGTPLREAVASAVTLVVAAVPEGLTLVVTLAQLAAARRLTGESVLIRNAHSIEALARLNVVCFDKTGTLSENRLKVKTVRPAPGFTPGQVLDAALSTTYSRHTHRVEHATDDAIFQAADDPEVRGDGSQPQPRLSRDAFLPFQSGRPFAAALAGTRLTIKGSPEVLSAALQRAPEAAADPFTKQIDEMATGGLRVLAVAERQLRPEQATAAAADPDLLESLCQSELTPVGLLGLADTPRPTAQSVLNGLADRDIGVRLITGDHPATATATAQELGLDVTDSEVITGAEWEALSADQRATVVASRLVFARMSPEHKVEVVQALERAGLVTAMVGDGVNDAAAIRAASVGIGMAARGSDAARTAADVVLLDGRIDALLEALDEGQQLWRRVHSAVSVLLGGNLGEVSFALITTLLTGRSVFNARQMLLVNMLTDALPAAALAVSPQTSNVEVERDEAAMWRAIGIRGASTTTGAMLAWLMASATGTRRRAATVALIGLVGTQLTQTVADSHGPLVVLTTVGSFGVLAVVVTTPGLSHLFGCTPVGPLAWGQALLAAAVAGSASVIAPELLMRLSQQAQRLISVTADGQATVQEREAGAPT